Proteins encoded in a region of the Chloroflexota bacterium genome:
- a CDS encoding ABC transporter substrate-binding protein has protein sequence MLLFTQARRLLGGPPRASLLAVLALLAALLAGGACGFGTPAAAPIPLPTPAPLPRPTAEPPASVAAWYLAAQAGNEEKVRIRADLTQPEIDRIRRVVERRYPKLAVDWSRGSDASLFQTTADEIRAGTANWDIYIGDSGPTLALARAALRWTPPEGRNVRPELIDGEGGWYAMAATYHVMQYSSEQVPPAAVPRAYEMLQDPGYLGRLAIEDQSLVWLKGLIETRGQERTAALIQALAQQGVTFRGDARSLVAFVTAGEHAVAIDTRLDAVERDKRSGGKTGWAAVEPVLVQPLAMVVSASTDRPNATKVVANLLLSLDVQEILAEHGRVPSRADADSEPQSPVRGLRTQVVLPPDSARERELRALWSELWGRR, from the coding sequence ATGCTGCTGTTCACTCAGGCCCGGCGGCTGCTGGGCGGTCCGCCGAGGGCGTCGCTGCTCGCCGTACTCGCCTTGTTGGCTGCCCTGCTGGCTGGCGGGGCCTGCGGATTCGGCACGCCGGCGGCTGCACCGATCCCGCTCCCGACGCCCGCCCCGCTCCCCCGCCCGACCGCCGAGCCGCCGGCCTCGGTCGCGGCGTGGTACCTGGCGGCCCAGGCCGGCAACGAGGAGAAGGTCCGGATCCGCGCCGACCTGACCCAACCCGAGATCGACCGCATCCGACGGGTCGTCGAGCGCCGCTACCCGAAGCTGGCCGTTGACTGGTCGCGCGGCAGCGACGCGTCGCTGTTCCAGACCACGGCTGACGAGATTCGGGCCGGCACGGCGAACTGGGACATCTACATCGGCGACAGCGGCCCGACGCTCGCCCTGGCTCGGGCCGCCCTGCGCTGGACCCCACCAGAGGGCCGCAACGTGCGCCCCGAGCTGATCGACGGCGAGGGCGGCTGGTACGCGATGGCCGCGACGTACCACGTCATGCAGTACAGCAGCGAACAGGTGCCACCGGCGGCCGTGCCGCGCGCTTACGAGATGCTGCAGGATCCGGGGTATCTCGGGCGGCTTGCCATCGAGGATCAGTCGCTGGTCTGGCTGAAGGGGCTGATCGAGACGCGCGGCCAGGAGCGGACCGCTGCGCTGATCCAGGCGCTGGCACAGCAGGGCGTCACGTTTCGGGGCGACGCCCGCTCGCTGGTCGCCTTCGTGACGGCGGGCGAGCATGCCGTGGCCATCGACACTCGCCTTGACGCAGTCGAGCGAGACAAACGCAGCGGTGGCAAGACCGGCTGGGCGGCCGTTGAGCCGGTGCTCGTTCAACCGCTGGCGATGGTCGTCTCCGCCAGCACCGACCGACCAAACGCCACGAAGGTCGTGGCCAACCTGCTGCTCTCGCTCGACGTGCAGGAGATCCTGGCCGAGCATGGCCGCGTGCCCAGCCGCGCCGACGCCGACTCGGAGCCACAGTCGCCGGTCCGGGGATTGCGGACGCAGGTCGTGCTGCCGCCAGACAGCGCCCGCGAGCGCGAGCTGCGCGCGCTCTGGTCGGAGCTGTGGGGCCGACGCTGA